A genomic segment from Acidimicrobiales bacterium encodes:
- a CDS encoding ChbG/HpnK family deacetylase, with translation MAGLVVNADDYGLTRGISRAILRAHRGGIVTATSAITVAPAFAATVGWLDDVPDLSVGLHLAAVGEDPPLLTAAEVPSLVDRTGRFALSSVALVPRLAVGRVDPADLEREFTAQFEAFCATGRRPTHLDTHHNLHLWPMVGRVVTALAQQWSVPALRVPWSRARTPTGVGVRHFARTLRRRADAAAVWHPDAYFGIDESGHLDESALLALLDGLSADPGATVELAVHPGEADDGDLARYPWPGARRDAELAALTSAAVAEAVRRGGHHLVPYGPPSGGRLVDLTEGTPTGPDGDETPTGTRS, from the coding sequence GTGGCGGGGCTGGTGGTGAACGCTGACGACTACGGGCTGACCCGTGGCATCTCGCGGGCGATCCTCCGCGCCCACCGTGGCGGCATCGTCACCGCGACCTCGGCGATCACGGTGGCCCCGGCCTTCGCCGCCACCGTGGGCTGGCTCGACGACGTCCCCGACCTGAGCGTCGGGCTCCACCTCGCCGCGGTGGGCGAGGACCCACCGCTGCTCACCGCCGCCGAGGTCCCGAGCCTCGTGGATCGCACGGGTCGCTTCGCCCTCAGCTCGGTGGCGCTCGTGCCGCGCCTCGCGGTCGGCCGCGTCGACCCGGCCGACCTCGAGCGCGAGTTCACGGCGCAGTTCGAGGCCTTCTGCGCCACCGGTCGCCGGCCCACCCACCTGGACACCCACCACAACCTCCACCTGTGGCCGATGGTGGGCCGCGTGGTCACCGCCCTGGCCCAGCAGTGGTCCGTCCCCGCGCTCCGCGTGCCGTGGTCGCGGGCCCGGACGCCCACCGGCGTCGGCGTGCGCCACTTCGCCCGCACCCTTCGCCGCCGTGCCGACGCCGCCGCCGTGTGGCACCCCGATGCCTACTTCGGCATCGACGAGAGCGGGCACCTCGACGAGTCCGCGTTGCTCGCACTGCTCGACGGGCTGTCGGCCGATCCCGGCGCCACCGTCGAACTGGCGGTGCACCCGGGCGAGGCGGATGACGGCGATCTGGCCCGCTACCCCTGGCCCGGGGCCCGCCGCGATGCCGAGCTCGCCGCCCTGACCTCGGCGGCGGTGGCCGAGGCGGTGCGCCGGGGCGGGCACCACCTGGTGCCGTACGGCCCGCCCTCGGGCGGGCGACTCGTGGACCTCACCGAGGGGACGCCGACCGGCCCCGACGGCGACGAGACCCCGACCGGGACCCGATCCTGA